In Nocardia asteroides, a single genomic region encodes these proteins:
- a CDS encoding flavin reductase family protein gives MASVAAPVAVVTSADGALPVGTTVSAFTSLSMTPPMVMVALDRGSETLRHIVESTMFGLNVLGVEQQDIALAFARKGGTGKFDGIGWSRDHDLPRLHGCAGWIACRSERVVDGGDHVIVLGEVVAAEHRDCDPLTYHRRTFGTHSAFTTV, from the coding sequence ATGGCCAGTGTGGCTGCCCCGGTGGCGGTCGTGACCTCGGCCGACGGCGCACTTCCGGTCGGTACCACGGTGAGCGCGTTCACCTCGCTGTCGATGACCCCGCCCATGGTGATGGTCGCTTTGGATCGCGGCTCGGAGACGCTCCGCCACATCGTCGAATCCACGATGTTCGGGCTCAACGTGCTCGGGGTCGAGCAGCAGGACATCGCCCTTGCCTTCGCCCGGAAGGGCGGCACCGGCAAATTCGACGGTATCGGCTGGAGCCGCGATCACGACCTCCCGCGCCTGCACGGCTGCGCCGGTTGGATCGCGTGCCGATCCGAGCGCGTCGTCGACGGCGGAGACCACGTGATCGTGCTCGGCGAAGTCGTCGCGGCCGAGCACCGGGACTGCGATCCCCTGACCTATCACCGGCGCACCTTCGGCACGCACTCCGCGTTCACCACGGTGTGA